The following proteins come from a genomic window of Zea mays cultivar B73 unplaced genomic scaffold, Zm-B73-REFERENCE-NAM-5.0 scaffold_410, whole genome shotgun sequence:
- the LOC118475078 gene encoding NAD(P)H-quinone oxidoreductase subunit 2 A, chloroplastic, which produces MILGNLLAITQTSMKRMLAYSSIGQIGYVIIGIIVGDSNDGYASMITYMLFYISMNLGTFACIVLFGLRTGTDNIRDYAGLYTKDPFLALSLALCLLSLGGLPPLAGFFGKLYLFWCGWQAGLYFLVSIGLLTSVLSIYYYLKIIKLLMTGRNQEITPYVRNYRRSPLRSNNSIELSMTVCVIASTIPGISMNPILAIAQDTLF; this is translated from the coding sequence ATGATATTGGGGAATCTCCTTGCTATTACTCAAACAAGCATGAAACGTATGCTTGCATATTCGTCCATAGGGCAAATCGGATATGTAATTATTGGAATAATTGTTGGAGACTCAAATGATGGATATGCAAGCATGATAACTTATATGCTGTTCTATATCTCCATGAATCTAGGAACTTTTGCTTGCATTGTATTATTTGGTCTACGTACCGGAACTGATAACATTCGAGATTATGCAGGATTATACACGAAAGATCCTTTTTTGGCTCTCTCTTTAGCCCTATGTCTCTTATCCCTAGGAGGCCTTCCTCCACTAGCAGGTTTCTTCGGAAAACTCTATCTATTCTGGTGTGGATGGCAAGCAGGCCTATATTTCTTGGTTTCAATAGGACTCCTTACGAGCGTTCTTTCTATCTACTATTATCTAAAAATAATCAAGTTATTAATGACTGGACGAAACCAAGAAATAACCCCTTATGTGCGAAATTATAGAAGATCCCCTTTAAGATCAAACAATTCCATCGAATTGAGTATGACTGTATGTGTGATAGCATCTACTATACCAGGAATATCAATGAACcccattcttgcaattgctcaggATACCCTCTTTTAG
- the LOC118475079 gene encoding 30S ribosomal protein S7, chloroplastic, whose translation MSRRGTAEKRTAKSDPIFRNRLVNMVVNRIMKDGKKSLAYQILYRAVKKIQQKTETNPLLVLRQAIRRVTPNIGVKTRRNKKGSTRKVPIEIGSKQGRALAIRWLLEASQKRPGRNMAFKLSSELVDAAKGSGGAIRKKEATHRMAEANRALAHFR comes from the coding sequence ATGTCACGTCGAGGTACTGCAGAAAAAAGAACCGCAAAATCCGATCCAATTTTTCGTAATCGATTAGTTAACATGGTGGTTAACCGTATTATGAAAGACGGAAAAAAATCATTGGCTTATCAAATTCTCTATCGAGCCGTGAAAAAGATTCAACAAAAGACAGAAACAAATCCACTATTGGTTTTACGTCAAGCAATACGTAGAGTAACTCCCAATATAGGAGTAAAAACAAGACGTAATAAAAAAGGATCGACGCGGAAAGTTCCGATTGAAATAGGATCTAAACAAGGAAGAGCACTTGCCATTCGTTGGTTATTAGAAGCATCCCAAAAGCGTCCGGGTCGAAATATGGCTTTCAAATTAAGTTCCGAATTAGTAGATGCTGCCAAAGGGAGTGGGGGTGCCATACGCAAAAAGGAAGCGACTCATAGAATGGCAGAGGCAAATAGAGCTCTTGCACATTTTCGTTAA